One Gopherus evgoodei ecotype Sinaloan lineage chromosome 1, rGopEvg1_v1.p, whole genome shotgun sequence genomic window, ggcaggggttaGATCTATTCATGCACTGAGCCACAGCACTGAAGGTTGCCTGCTGTTGTGTGAGGATGTGTCTCTTGGCTCTGGGCTTCCTGCTGGGGATTCTGCAGCCTTCATCCGGGCAGTTCCCCCGAGCCTGTGCATCTTCAGAGAGCCTGCTGAGGAAGGAATGCTGCCCACTATGGGCTGGGGATGGTTCCCCTTGTGGGGAACTCTCGGGCAGGGGCTCCTGCCaggagatccttctgtcccatgCCCCACTCGGGCCGCAGTTCCCCTTCACAGGGGTGGATGACAGAGAGGACTGGCCTGCTGTGTTTTATAACAGAACATGCCAATGCAACAGCAACTTTATGGGATTCAACTGCGGGGGGTGCAGGTTTGGGTTCTCAGGGCCCAACTGTGCCAATAGGAGGATGCTCATGAGAAGAAGTATCTTCCAGCTTAGTAACAGAGAGAAGAATAAGTTCCTTGCCTACCTCAACTTGGCAAAGCACACCCCCAGCCAGGACTACGTCATCGCCAGTGGCACCTATGCTCAGATGAACAATGGCTCGACCCCCATGTTCAGGAACATCAATGTTTACGACCTCTTCGTATGGATGCATTACTACGTCTCTCATGACACCTTGCTGGGTGGGTCAAGCATATGGAGGGATATTGATTTTGCCCATGAAGCCCCAGGTTTTCTACCTTGGCATCGACTGTTCTTGCTGCTGTGGGAACATGAGATCCAGAAGATCACAGGAGATGAGAACTTCACCATTCCTTACTGGGACTGGCGAGATGCCGAAGGCTGCGATGTCTGCACTGACGAATTGATGGGAGGCAGACACCCCACTAACCCTCAGTTACTCAGCCCAGCATCCTTTTTCTCCTCGTGGCAGGTAAGGACTGGTTggcagggaggcagggctggaagaGTGACTTTATGCTAAGAGATCTGATATATCACATGCTAATCGACTTGTGGCAAGAGGGAAATCTagttcacaaaaaaaaaatcctaaatcaCCTTTTGGGTGCATCACTGCTCCTAAAGCAAGGTGCATAACACGACATTGCAACAGTGCTGGATACAGACATCCAGCTAAGAGAAAGTAGGGCATTTGTATGCAAGTCTCTGGCGCACAGCCTCTTCATGGCAATGTTAGTGTCTGAGCAATGGAAACAAAGGCACGGAGTTGTCATCAATGTGCTTTGCAATCTGAAAGGCTTTCCACCCCCTACCCCCTCAAAACCTCTTTTTCCAGCCAAGATTTTTAAACTACCCAATTAAGCTTATCTAGTTTAAAGTAAAAAGTCTTTATTGCACCCAAAAGGATTGGCGATGCTGTTAACAGCAGTCATTTCCAAATAAAGTCCGGTGatttattcaaaagaaaaataaaagctaatCTCCCTGTTAAAATGGGCTAAAAATTTAGCACTTGGAGTCTTCCTACATTTCAAACACAGTTCAGCTAAATCTATAAAATAATATAGTCTTGCTTATTTATCTAGCAGATGTGCATCCAATATACATAGTAGTGTCCTAGTGCACTTTTGGAGTTTAAAACTTTAAAGGCTAGGTCCTTAGTTGGTGCAAAATGGCATTATTCTTTTGACTTACTTGGAgatacaccaatttacaccagctgaggatctggtcctttgtTTCCGTGATTTAACAGACTGTCGGACAAAGTCACCAATATGCTCCAGCagctctgtgatgctctggtGTCACAAAACAAAGACAAACTTGGCTAACGCCAGCCTGGTAAGCTGGATTTGTGGCTGCTTTGCATCACCAGAGTAGCACAAAGTAGTCAGAATATACCAATGAATCTGGCCTTGTATTTTGAACTGATGCAATGGCTCCTTtcagttacagcagtgtaatCAGAGGATTGATGTAAGTGGAATTCCTCTGGATTGACACCAGTTCAGAATGGTAAAAGTACTGAAATTGGTCCAATATATAGAAAGATGTCATTTGTCTCAGAGGGTGGTTTTCTCATTCCAACTAGCAAAGTCCTGCAGAACTTTACTTATATAGTCCCATATGTGAATGTGGCACTTAAacacatggggtgaaatcctggctccattgaagtcagtgagcgttttgtcattaacttcagtggagccacgATCTCACCCAGAGAATACAGCAGACCCGCGTCTGATTTCTCCCTGGTCTAAACCAGAAATAACATGAAGGTAATGCAGTTGCACCAGTGTgaaactggtgtaagtgaaacTAGAATCAGGCCTATTGTGCCTGCCCTGTGGAGTGTGAAGTCTAATTAAGACATATATAGCACACTGGATGACAGGTCAATAGTAACAGGGTGCAGATATTCTTACAGGATTAGCAAGTTTCTAGCTGTCTCCACATGTACGCAATACTGTTTCCTACAAAGCAGGAGGGGTGAGAGAGCGATGCTTTGCTTACCCTTTCAAAGGTCTGGCTGATTTAGCTAGATATGTAAAGGTTCCCTATCAATGTAGTGTCTGAGCACATAAAAGCTTTGCTATAGTACATTTGAAAACCAGTGGTGTTGTATAATTTACCATTTCAGGTTGGCTGTCATTCAGATATCCTATAAATGAAGAAAGCTTCTCTTACAAGACAAATCTCATCAAAGTAAAGTCTTTGTATGTCTTGAGCACAAAAGTACTGCTGTGGGGAAGAGGGGATGcagcatatttaaaaaatgtttagttttgggGTAAAACTTCCAAAAGCACCTGAGTCCCATTGTCAACAtttcctaaatcacttttgaaaatggggtttAGGCATGTAAGTCACTTggtactattttttaaaatgcctattttttaaaactttcaaacCAGTTCTAACTATGACTTCACAGTCAATGGCTCTGATTCTCCTCTAACACCCAGGTGTAACTTTACTGACATCAGCGGATTTACTCCTGAACTACAATGGCAAGATAGTAGAATCATGTTTTGAAATGGGAAGCATATGGTCAAGATACAAGTTAGACTGATGTTCCTTTAGTACAGTAGTTCTCCAACTATGGGGCAGGCTCCCAAGGGAGGCATGGGAATCTGTTGAGGGAGCTGTGAGCTGCGTtacctttttttattttgaaaagagctctggctgtcagccctggagcGGCTGGGGCTCGTGCAGAAGGGCCATGCACAGccaggaggggaagggatgggatgggataaagggagcagccagagccctgccaccccaggggtgacagccggagccccgccaccccaggTTTCTCCTTCTCCGTCCCCTCAAACCCTCACCAAGAGGCAGCCCAGGCTTGGTCTCTCCTTGCCCCGCCCCCAAATCCCTCACCGGAAGGTGGCAGCAGGATGCCACCAGGgaggctgcagcagtgcagaagtaagggtggcaatggggcactaaCTCTGCtgagaaaagtgatattgacaaatatcacttttcacattgccacccttagttctgcactgctgctggtgtggagctggcttcagagctgggtgcttggccagcaggtgctgctctctgctctgcgtTCAGAGCTGGGTGATGGTATATGCACTTGTGGAAGAACGTAAGCAACAATAGACAGAAGGGATTGAGGGCatgatcaaatacatttgagaccACTGTTTTAGTAGCTCTGAGGCCAAATGTTACTATGGCTTACAATTAGAGATGGGTATAAAATGGTATTCCAGACCCCTATCATTTTTTCCAGTCTGCCTTTGGATGAAACCAAGATCTTAAAAGGTTTTTacccccaaaaaagaaagaaaagaaatatgatATTGACTCCATAGCCCACTGGTTAGGCACTCATCCAGGATGTGAAAGgtccaagttcaagtccctgctttcaATCAGCTAGACTAGGGACTTGAAGCTAGGTCTTCCCTGTGCCAGGTGAGCaccttaaccactgggccattCTCAGGTGAGTCATTTGCTCCCTCCT contains:
- the TYR gene encoding tyrosinase, with the protein product MCLLALGFLLGILQPSSGQFPRACASSESLLRKECCPLWAGDGSPCGELSGRGSCQEILLSHAPLGPQFPFTGVDDREDWPAVFYNRTCQCNSNFMGFNCGGCRFGFSGPNCANRRMLMRRSIFQLSNREKNKFLAYLNLAKHTPSQDYVIASGTYAQMNNGSTPMFRNINVYDLFVWMHYYVSHDTLLGGSSIWRDIDFAHEAPGFLPWHRLFLLLWEHEIQKITGDENFTIPYWDWRDAEGCDVCTDELMGGRHPTNPQLLSPASFFSSWQVICSLSEEYNSRQALCNATNEGPILRNPGNHDKARTPRLPSSAEVEFCLTLTQYESGSMDKLANFSFRNTLEGFANPQTGIANMSQSSLHNALHIYMNGSMSQVQGSANDPIFILHHAFVDSIFEQWLRRHRPLREVYPAANAPIGHNREYYMVPFIPLYRNGEFFTPSRELGYDYEYLADPDVDSFQDFLMPYLEQARQIWQWLVGAAVVGGIITALITGLIVLGCRKKRRGSTAEIQPLLMESEDDHNVSYQSNL